The Gammaproteobacteria bacterium genome has a segment encoding these proteins:
- the glmM gene encoding phosphoglucosamine mutase has product MNKRFFGTDGIRGRVGVSPMTPEFVLKLGWAVGRVFAEQGASAKILIGKDTRISGYMLESALEAGLSAAGVGILLLGPMPTPGVAYLTRTFRAAAGIVISASHNPYYDNGVKFFSGDGEKLPDDIEVAIESEMDKALETVDSGSLGKAERVDDAAGRYIEFCKSTIPTGTTLNGMTLVVDCAHGATYHIAPNVFEELGARVIRIGTTPNGLNINEDCGSTAPRALRAAVIEHEADAGVAIDGDGDRLIMADAQGEVVDGDELLYVIAKNRFAEGTLVGGVVGTLMTNLGLEHALAREGIAFRRAAVGDRYVMEMLHSEGWQLGGESSGHIICLDRTTTGDAIVSALQVLHVLVSQEQTLHAAKSGMVKYPQVLINVPVSDASLLEDSTRLQGEVDAAEASLNGRGRVLLRASGTEPLVRVMVEGDDGNLVRQVAEGIAAAVNEAAAN; this is encoded by the coding sequence ATGAATAAGCGATTTTTTGGAACAGATGGTATACGCGGACGTGTCGGCGTGTCACCGATGACACCGGAGTTCGTACTCAAGCTCGGCTGGGCTGTCGGCAGGGTATTCGCGGAACAAGGCGCATCAGCAAAGATTCTGATCGGTAAGGACACACGTATTTCAGGATATATGCTGGAGTCGGCTCTGGAGGCGGGACTTTCGGCTGCCGGGGTGGGCATCCTCCTGCTCGGTCCCATGCCCACACCCGGTGTTGCCTATCTGACACGCACCTTCAGAGCCGCCGCCGGCATCGTCATCAGCGCTTCCCACAACCCATACTATGACAACGGCGTCAAGTTTTTCTCGGGCGACGGGGAGAAACTGCCGGACGATATCGAGGTGGCGATTGAGTCCGAGATGGACAAGGCGTTGGAGACGGTCGATTCGGGATCGCTCGGCAAGGCGGAACGCGTCGACGATGCCGCGGGCCGCTACATCGAGTTCTGCAAGAGTACGATCCCGACCGGTACGACACTGAACGGCATGACGCTGGTCGTCGATTGCGCGCACGGTGCGACCTACCACATCGCGCCGAACGTGTTCGAGGAACTCGGTGCCAGGGTCATTCGCATCGGAACGACCCCGAACGGATTGAACATCAACGAAGACTGTGGATCGACGGCACCGAGGGCGCTTCGAGCGGCTGTAATCGAGCATGAAGCGGACGCAGGCGTCGCAATCGATGGAGATGGCGATCGCCTGATCATGGCCGATGCGCAGGGAGAGGTCGTCGACGGGGACGAACTGCTCTATGTTATCGCGAAAAACCGGTTCGCGGAAGGCACGCTGGTGGGAGGTGTCGTCGGGACGCTGATGACGAACCTGGGACTGGAGCACGCCCTGGCGCGGGAGGGTATCGCCTTTCGGCGGGCCGCGGTCGGCGACCGGTACGTGATGGAGATGTTACACAGCGAGGGCTGGCAACTCGGGGGGGAATCCTCGGGCCATATCATCTGCCTCGACCGTACCACCACTGGAGATGCCATCGTCTCGGCACTTCAGGTGTTGCATGTCCTCGTCAGCCAGGAGCAGACACTGCATGCCGCCAAGAGCGGCATGGTCAAGTATCCGCAGGTCCTGATTAACGTACCGGTCTCCGACGCCAGTCTACTGGAGGACTCGACGCGCCTCCAGGGTGAGGTGGATGCCGCCGAAGCATCCCTCAATGGCAGAGGGCGCGTGCTGTTGCGCGCATCGGGTACCGAACCGCTGGTCCGGGTCATGGTCGAGGGCGACGACGGAAACCTGGTTCGGCAAGTTGCGGAGGGTATCGCCGCGGCGGTTAACGAAGCAGCGGCAAATTGA
- the nuoG gene encoding NADH-quinone oxidoreductase subunit NuoG produces MSEERVSIEVNGVPLQVRKGAMLIEVTDEAGIDVPRFCYHKKLSVAANCRMCLVEVERAPKPMPACATPVTEGMKVFTRSPKAIAAQKATMEFLLINHPLDCPVCDQGGECELQDVAMGYGEDVSRYSESKRAVRDKDIGPLIATDMTRCIHCTRCVRFGDEIAALRELGATGRGEFLEIGTYVEKAVSSELSGNVIDLCPVGALTAKPSRMGARAWELLQHAAVSPHDGVGSNLFVHTSRGKVVRVVPRENEAVNETWISDRDRFSYQGLYSEDRVANPMVKRDGEWQTVDWQTALDAMADGLRSVPCGEVGALLSPNATTEEMFLLQKLLRGIGSSRIEHRLRQSDFSDEAHAPLFPWLGQTIADLESVDAFLLVGSWVRKEQPILAHRLRKAVARGAGAMVVNPRDFEFLFPLEERVISAPQDMVAALARIARAALDGSGNKAPTVLKSLLEGAEPDEVSRRIAARLTEAGGSTLLLGPMAMNHPAFSVLRALGALIAEQSGAELGYLAEGANAAGAWLAGCVPHRLSGGRENADAGGRRVREMIDDLTACVLLSVEPEFDCDDPAGVLRSLAGKAFVAALAPYASERTRAYADVILPIAAFAETSGTFVNSEGRWQSFNGAGSPPGEARPGWKVLRVLGNALDLEGFGYQSSAQVLEEIRSEFPMELEFSNRLPTAHEPGTFEFNGELFRAFGTPIYATDAVVRRAAALQQTEDAAPATVSLNPGQAKTLALADAEWVLVTQNGGTEKLRLEIDDSVPDGCAWIPAGMPGTETLGMGFGPLKLERG; encoded by the coding sequence ATGAGCGAGGAAAGGGTCAGTATCGAGGTCAACGGCGTCCCCCTGCAGGTGCGCAAGGGCGCCATGCTGATCGAGGTGACGGACGAGGCGGGCATCGACGTGCCGCGCTTCTGCTATCACAAGAAACTGTCGGTCGCCGCCAATTGCCGCATGTGTCTGGTGGAGGTCGAACGCGCGCCCAAGCCCATGCCGGCCTGCGCGACCCCGGTGACCGAGGGGATGAAGGTATTTACCCGTTCGCCCAAGGCGATCGCCGCTCAAAAGGCCACCATGGAGTTTCTGCTCATCAATCACCCGCTGGACTGCCCGGTATGCGACCAGGGCGGGGAGTGCGAATTGCAGGATGTCGCCATGGGCTACGGCGAGGACGTTTCGCGCTATAGCGAGAGCAAGCGCGCCGTCAGGGATAAGGATATCGGACCCCTGATCGCAACGGATATGACGCGCTGCATCCATTGCACGCGATGCGTGCGTTTCGGCGATGAGATCGCGGCGCTACGCGAACTGGGCGCGACCGGCCGCGGTGAGTTCTTGGAAATCGGTACCTATGTCGAGAAGGCCGTGAGTTCGGAACTCTCCGGCAACGTCATCGACCTGTGTCCGGTCGGGGCCCTGACCGCCAAACCGTCCCGCATGGGCGCACGGGCCTGGGAACTGCTGCAACATGCCGCGGTTTCCCCGCATGATGGTGTGGGATCGAATCTGTTCGTCCATACCAGCCGCGGAAAGGTGGTACGGGTCGTGCCGCGAGAGAACGAGGCCGTCAACGAGACCTGGATCTCCGATAGGGACCGTTTCAGCTATCAGGGTCTGTACAGCGAGGATCGTGTGGCGAACCCGATGGTGAAGCGCGACGGTGAATGGCAGACCGTCGACTGGCAGACCGCGCTGGACGCGATGGCCGATGGCCTGCGAAGCGTCCCCTGCGGGGAGGTCGGGGCGCTGCTATCACCGAATGCGACGACCGAGGAGATGTTCCTGCTCCAGAAACTGCTCCGAGGGATCGGTTCAAGCCGGATCGAACACCGCTTGCGTCAGTCCGATTTCAGTGACGAGGCCCATGCTCCGCTGTTTCCCTGGCTGGGACAGACCATCGCCGATCTGGAGTCGGTCGACGCCTTTCTGCTCGTCGGTTCCTGGGTTCGCAAGGAGCAGCCGATCCTCGCCCACCGATTGCGCAAGGCGGTCGCCCGCGGTGCAGGGGCGATGGTCGTCAATCCGCGCGATTTCGAGTTTCTCTTCCCGCTCGAGGAGCGGGTGATTTCCGCACCCCAGGATATGGTCGCGGCGCTGGCCCGAATCGCCAGGGCCGCGCTCGACGGTTCGGGAAACAAGGCTCCCACCGTACTGAAGTCATTGCTGGAGGGGGCGGAACCCGACGAGGTGTCCCGAAGGATCGCCGCCCGGCTGACCGAGGCGGGGGGATCGACGCTGCTGCTCGGCCCCATGGCGATGAATCATCCAGCCTTTTCCGTGCTACGGGCGCTGGGTGCACTGATCGCGGAGCAATCCGGGGCGGAACTGGGTTATCTCGCCGAAGGGGCCAATGCCGCCGGGGCGTGGCTTGCCGGTTGTGTACCCCATCGATTGAGCGGCGGGCGAGAGAATGCCGATGCCGGAGGGCGCCGCGTGCGGGAGATGATCGACGATCTCACGGCCTGTGTCCTGCTGTCGGTGGAGCCGGAGTTCGACTGCGACGATCCGGCAGGTGTCCTGCGATCGCTCGCGGGCAAGGCGTTCGTCGCGGCCCTGGCACCCTATGCGAGCGAGCGGACGCGGGCCTACGCCGATGTGATCCTGCCCATCGCCGCGTTCGCGGAGACCTCGGGAACCTTCGTCAACAGCGAGGGACGCTGGCAGAGTTTCAACGGGGCCGGTTCGCCGCCCGGCGAGGCGAGACCGGGATGGAAGGTGCTTCGGGTGCTCGGCAACGCCTTGGATCTCGAAGGCTTCGGATATCAGTCCTCCGCCCAGGTACTGGAGGAGATCCGGTCCGAGTTTCCGATGGAGCTGGAATTCAGCAACCGGCTCCCCACCGCCCACGAGCCCGGGACATTCGAATTCAACGGGGAACTGTTCCGGGCCTTCGGTACGCCCATTTACGCAACCGATGCCGTCGTACGGCGGGCGGCCGCGTTGCAGCAGACGGAAGACGCGGCGCCGGCAACCGTTTCACTGAATCCGGGGCAGGCGAAAACCCTGGCGCTGGCTGACGCGGAGTGGGTATTGGTGACGCAGAATGGCGGCACCGAGAAGCTGCGCCTGGAGATCGATGATTCGGTCCCCGACGGATGCGCCTGGATCCCGGCCGGTATGCCCGGGACCGAGACGCTGGGCATGGGATTCGGCCCTTTGAAGCTGGAGAGGGGCTGA
- the secG gene encoding preprotein translocase subunit SecG gives MGIDVLLAIAMVGFILLQHGKGADAGAAFGSGASATVFGARGSGSFLTRTTAVLAAAFFINSLTLAYLARQTPVADSVIEAAAPAGEPVAGPDTLPASGEADVPLGASSDIPADAPDTVPGPVTGGSGGLDDVPR, from the coding sequence ATGGGCATCGATGTGTTGCTGGCCATCGCCATGGTGGGGTTCATCCTGTTGCAGCACGGCAAGGGCGCGGACGCGGGAGCCGCCTTCGGCAGTGGCGCATCCGCCACGGTGTTCGGGGCTCGCGGCTCGGGTTCGTTTCTGACCCGCACAACGGCAGTCCTCGCGGCGGCGTTCTTCATCAACAGCCTTACCCTTGCGTATCTCGCCCGGCAGACCCCGGTCGCCGACAGCGTGATCGAAGCCGCTGCCCCGGCAGGGGAACCGGTCGCCGGACCCGACACGCTGCCGGCTTCGGGGGAAGCGGACGTCCCCTTGGGCGCATCGTCGGACATCCCTGCCGATGCCCCGGACACGGTACCCGGACCGGTGACCGGGGGCTCGGGTGGTCTGGATGACGTCCCGAGGTAA
- a CDS encoding NAD(P)H-dependent oxidoreductase subunit E produces MSAQTHKVPGPDGLSEHVRQEIDTWLERYPEDRKQSAVLAALRAVQHENAYLSPDSMKAVAAYLGLSDIAVFEVGSFYSMFNIEPVGRHEISVCTNVSCMLRGADEIVAHLEDRLGVKLGGSTPDGKFFLKREEECLAACCGAPMMQIDHVYHENLTPERVDQLLDELD; encoded by the coding sequence ATGAGCGCACAGACCCACAAGGTGCCGGGCCCGGACGGACTTTCCGAGCACGTCAGGCAGGAGATCGACACCTGGCTCGAACGCTACCCGGAAGACCGCAAACAATCCGCGGTGCTCGCCGCGCTGCGCGCGGTGCAACATGAGAACGCATACCTGAGCCCGGACTCCATGAAGGCCGTGGCGGCCTACCTGGGACTGTCCGACATCGCGGTGTTCGAGGTAGGTTCGTTCTATTCCATGTTCAACATCGAACCCGTCGGCCGGCACGAAATCTCCGTCTGCACGAACGTCTCGTGCATGCTTCGGGGTGCGGACGAGATCGTCGCGCATCTCGAGGACCGGCTGGGCGTCAAGCTCGGCGGATCGACCCCGGACGGCAAATTCTTCCTCAAGCGCGAGGAGGAGTGTCTGGCGGCCTGTTGCGGCGCCCCGATGATGCAGATCGATCACGTCTACCACGAGAACCTCACCCCGGAACGGGTGGATCAACTCCTGGACGAACTGGATTGA
- a CDS encoding NADH-quinone oxidoreductase subunit A, whose product MLAEYLPILIFLVIALAIGIVAISLGAMLGPRRPDPAKDSPYECGFEAFEDARMKFDVRYYLVAILFIIFDLEIAFLFPWAVALDSIGLFGLLAMALFLTVLIVGFVYEWKKGALEWE is encoded by the coding sequence ATGCTCGCAGAATATTTGCCAATCCTGATCTTCCTGGTGATCGCCCTCGCCATCGGTATCGTGGCGATCTCGCTGGGCGCCATGCTCGGACCGAGGCGGCCGGACCCGGCAAAGGACTCTCCCTACGAATGCGGGTTTGAGGCCTTCGAGGATGCACGGATGAAATTCGACGTGCGTTATTACCTCGTCGCCATCCTGTTCATCATTTTCGATCTGGAAATCGCGTTTCTCTTCCCCTGGGCCGTTGCACTGGACAGTATTGGCCTGTTCGGCCTGCTTGCGATGGCGCTGTTTCTGACCGTGCTCATCGTCGGGTTCGTCTACGAGTGGAAGAAGGGGGCTCTGGAATGGGAATAG
- a CDS encoding NADH-quinone oxidoreductase subunit C — protein MSERQDKLASQLEAAFGNALGTCRIERGKLILEVAPANLIEVGMRLRDEFEFDMLMDVAGIDYLSFGIGEWSTETSTGEGFSRGVEKTSFGRFSFHDAPSIPRSDRPRFASVYQLLSIARNARAILRCHCEDDDFPMMPSVTKIWNSANWYEREAFDLYGIVYEGHPDLRRLLSDYGFIGHPFRKDFPLVGNVEMRFDPEQGRVVYEPTSIEPRVLVPKVIRDHHRDIDAESESESESEGGRNA, from the coding sequence ATGAGTGAACGACAGGACAAACTCGCCTCGCAACTCGAGGCCGCGTTCGGGAATGCGCTGGGAACCTGCAGGATCGAGCGAGGCAAGCTGATCCTGGAGGTCGCGCCCGCGAACCTGATCGAGGTCGGCATGCGCCTGCGTGACGAGTTCGAGTTCGACATGCTGATGGACGTGGCCGGTATCGACTACCTGTCCTTCGGGATCGGCGAGTGGTCTACGGAAACCTCTACGGGGGAGGGCTTCAGCCGTGGGGTGGAGAAGACCAGTTTCGGGCGGTTCTCGTTTCATGATGCACCGTCGATTCCCCGCAGCGACCGCCCACGTTTTGCTTCCGTTTACCAATTGCTGTCCATTGCACGCAACGCGCGTGCGATACTTCGATGTCACTGCGAGGACGACGATTTCCCGATGATGCCATCGGTCACGAAGATCTGGAATTCGGCGAACTGGTACGAGCGCGAGGCGTTCGATCTCTACGGCATCGTTTATGAGGGTCATCCCGACCTGCGCCGCCTGCTTTCGGACTATGGATTCATCGGGCACCCGTTTCGCAAGGATTTCCCGCTGGTCGGGAATGTGGAGATGCGTTTCGATCCCGAACAGGGACGCGTGGTCTACGAACCGACCTCCATCGAGCCACGGGTGCTTGTCCCCAAGGTGATTCGCGACCATCACCGGGACATCGATGCCGAATCCGAATCCGAATCCGAATCGGAGGGCGGGCGGAATGCCTGA
- the folP gene encoding dihydropteroate synthase, whose translation MRKRPAPTGTAVDCACCVLDLSRPRVMGILNVTPDSFSDGGDFFTPVRALDRAMAMGGEGAAIIDVGGESTRPGAEPVSVQEEIDRVVPVIEAIVAHSDLPVSVDTSKPAVMREAIRAGAVLVNDVRALQAEGSLEVVRDAGVAVCLMHMQGEPRTMQKTPQYDNVTGEVYAFLASRVRHCVAAGIGRNRMLVDPGFGFGKSTDHNYRLLGSLEKFGSLGVPLLVGISRKRMLGAVTGAGTGERVFAGVAAAVIATMEGARLIRTHDVGPTVQALAVVQAIVDGEGKQEGCNE comes from the coding sequence ATGAGGAAGCGACCTGCCCCGACCGGTACCGCGGTGGATTGTGCGTGTTGTGTCCTGGATCTTTCCCGGCCACGGGTCATGGGTATTCTCAACGTCACCCCCGATTCCTTTTCGGACGGGGGTGATTTTTTTACCCCCGTCCGCGCTCTGGACCGTGCAATGGCGATGGGCGGGGAAGGGGCGGCGATCATCGATGTCGGCGGAGAATCGACACGGCCTGGCGCCGAACCGGTTTCGGTCCAGGAAGAGATCGACAGGGTGGTTCCGGTTATCGAGGCGATCGTCGCGCACAGCGACTTACCGGTTTCCGTGGACACCAGCAAGCCGGCGGTGATGCGCGAGGCGATCCGCGCCGGCGCGGTACTGGTGAACGACGTGCGGGCACTGCAGGCCGAAGGTTCGCTCGAAGTCGTTCGCGACGCCGGCGTGGCGGTGTGCCTGATGCACATGCAGGGAGAACCGCGGACCATGCAGAAGACGCCGCAATACGATAACGTGACGGGCGAGGTGTACGCGTTCCTTGCGTCGCGCGTGCGGCATTGCGTCGCCGCCGGGATCGGTCGCAACCGGATGCTGGTGGATCCGGGGTTCGGGTTTGGCAAGTCCACCGACCACAACTATCGTCTGCTGGGCTCGTTGGAGAAGTTCGGGTCGCTCGGCGTGCCGCTGCTGGTCGGCATATCCAGGAAGCGAATGCTGGGTGCGGTCACCGGCGCCGGCACCGGGGAGCGTGTCTTCGCCGGCGTCGCGGCGGCCGTGATCGCGACCATGGAAGGTGCAAGGCTGATCCGCACACACGACGTCGGCCCGACCGTACAGGCGCTGGCCGTGGTTCAGGCGATAGTCGATGGAGAAGGGAAACAAGAAGGTTGTAATGAATAA
- the tpiA gene encoding triose-phosphate isomerase, with protein MRQILVAGNWKLNGSIGGSGALLESITAGMGEVGDAEVAVCPPYVYLPLAQAALADSSIGLGAQDVCDQDKGAFTGEVSAPMLVEFGCRYVIVGHSERRSLYGDSDEIVARKFAAATRAGLIPILCVGELLEERENGTTEAVVARQIDAVISHNGVAALSKSVLAYEPVWAIGTGKTATPDQAEAVHAFVRQRVAQQDAGVAEGLRILYGGSVKGSNAKELFSMPNIDGGLIGGASLDAGDFLKICTAG; from the coding sequence ATGCGGCAGATTCTGGTAGCCGGTAACTGGAAACTCAACGGCTCGATCGGCGGCTCCGGGGCACTTCTGGAGTCTATTACGGCGGGTATGGGTGAAGTCGGTGACGCCGAGGTCGCCGTCTGTCCGCCCTACGTCTATCTACCTCTGGCACAGGCGGCCTTGGCGGATTCGTCTATCGGCCTTGGCGCGCAGGACGTGTGTGACCAGGACAAGGGGGCATTCACCGGCGAGGTTTCCGCGCCGATGCTGGTGGAATTCGGTTGCCGGTATGTCATCGTGGGTCATTCGGAACGCCGCAGCCTGTACGGTGACAGCGACGAGATAGTGGCGAGAAAGTTCGCCGCCGCCACACGCGCCGGACTGATTCCGATACTCTGTGTCGGTGAACTGCTCGAGGAGCGGGAGAACGGAACGACGGAGGCCGTCGTCGCGCGCCAGATCGATGCGGTCATTTCGCACAATGGCGTCGCAGCCCTGTCGAAATCCGTCCTCGCCTACGAGCCGGTCTGGGCGATCGGAACGGGCAAGACCGCAACCCCAGACCAGGCCGAGGCCGTGCACGCCTTTGTCCGGCAGCGTGTTGCGCAGCAGGATGCGGGAGTCGCCGAAGGCCTGCGTATCCTCTACGGGGGCAGCGTCAAGGGCAGCAACGCAAAGGAGCTGTTTTCTATGCCGAACATCGACGGGGGGCTTATCGGCGGGGCATCGCTGGACGCCGGGGATTTTCTGAAGATCTGCACGGCGGGATGA
- a CDS encoding NADH-quinone oxidoreductase subunit B, whose protein sequence is MGIEGVLERGFVTTSADKLINWARTGSMWPVSFGLACCAVEMMHAGASRYDLDRFGMLFRPSPRQSDVMIVAGTLVNKMAPALRKVYDQMAEPRWVISMGSCANGGGYYHYSYSVVRGCDRIVPVDVYVPGCPPTPEALLFGILQLHNKIRNTNTIAR, encoded by the coding sequence ATGGGAATAGAAGGGGTACTCGAGAGAGGGTTCGTTACCACGAGCGCGGACAAGCTGATCAACTGGGCACGTACCGGTTCGATGTGGCCGGTCAGCTTCGGGCTTGCCTGCTGCGCCGTCGAGATGATGCATGCGGGGGCGTCGCGGTACGATCTCGACCGGTTCGGGATGCTGTTCCGCCCCAGCCCGAGGCAATCCGACGTCATGATCGTGGCCGGTACCCTGGTCAACAAGATGGCCCCGGCGCTTAGGAAGGTCTACGATCAGATGGCCGAGCCTCGCTGGGTCATTTCGATGGGGTCCTGCGCCAACGGCGGTGGTTATTACCACTACTCCTACTCCGTGGTCAGGGGCTGTGACCGTATCGTGCCGGTCGATGTCTATGTGCCCGGATGCCCTCCCACACCCGAAGCGCTACTTTTCGGGATCCTCCAACTGCATAACAAGATCAGGAACACGAACACCATTGCCCGCTAG
- a CDS encoding NADH-quinone oxidoreductase subunit D codes for MPEIRNFTMNFGPQHPAAHGVLRLVLEMDGEVIQRADPHIGLLHRATEKLAESKPYNQSIGYMDRLDYVSMMCNEHGYVLAIEDLLGIQAPIRAQYIRVMFDEITRILNHLLWLGSHALDVGAMTVFLYAFREREDLMDCYEAVSGARLHATYYRPGGVYRDLPGEMPRYAESRWRSPRDVERLNQARQGSLLDFIEEFTGRFPACVDEYETLLTDNRIWKQRTVGIGTVSPERAKQLGFSGPMLRGSGVEWDLRKKQPYEVYNSLDFDIPVGVNGDCYDRYLVRIEEMRQSNAIVRQCVDWLRANPGPVMHEDHKITPPEREEMKADMESLIHHFKLFTEGYCLPEGETYAAVEHPKGEFGVYLVSDGANKPYRVKIRAPGFAHLAALDEMSRGHMLADVVAIIGTQDIVFGEIDR; via the coding sequence ATGCCTGAGATTCGCAACTTCACGATGAATTTCGGTCCCCAGCATCCGGCGGCGCACGGCGTGCTGCGGCTCGTGCTCGAAATGGACGGTGAAGTCATCCAGCGTGCCGATCCGCACATCGGTCTGCTGCATCGCGCGACCGAAAAGCTGGCCGAGAGCAAGCCCTACAATCAAAGCATCGGGTACATGGATCGTCTGGACTATGTGTCCATGATGTGCAACGAACACGGCTACGTGCTCGCGATTGAGGACCTGCTCGGTATCCAGGCGCCGATCCGGGCGCAGTACATCCGGGTGATGTTCGACGAGATCACACGGATCCTGAATCATCTGCTCTGGCTCGGGTCCCACGCCCTGGACGTGGGTGCGATGACCGTATTCCTGTACGCGTTCCGCGAGCGAGAGGACCTGATGGACTGCTACGAGGCCGTCTCCGGTGCGCGTCTGCATGCGACCTACTATCGCCCCGGTGGCGTCTATCGGGACCTTCCCGGCGAGATGCCCCGGTACGCGGAGAGTCGCTGGAGATCCCCCAGGGACGTCGAACGTCTTAACCAGGCCCGTCAGGGATCGTTGCTGGATTTCATTGAGGAGTTCACCGGTCGATTTCCCGCCTGCGTCGATGAGTACGAGACGCTGCTGACCGACAACCGGATCTGGAAGCAGCGGACCGTCGGCATCGGGACCGTATCGCCGGAGCGCGCCAAACAACTGGGATTCAGCGGCCCCATGCTGCGCGGTTCCGGTGTGGAGTGGGACCTGAGGAAGAAGCAGCCCTACGAGGTCTACAACTCGCTGGATTTCGACATACCCGTCGGCGTCAACGGCGATTGCTACGATCGCTACCTGGTACGCATCGAGGAGATGAGGCAATCCAACGCCATCGTCCGCCAGTGCGTGGACTGGCTGCGGGCGAATCCCGGTCCGGTGATGCACGAGGACCACAAGATCACGCCGCCTGAACGCGAGGAGATGAAGGCGGACATGGAGTCGCTGATCCATCACTTCAAGCTGTTCACCGAGGGTTACTGCCTGCCGGAAGGCGAGACCTATGCAGCGGTGGAACATCCGAAGGGCGAATTCGGGGTTTATCTGGTTTCCGACGGCGCCAACAAACCCTATCGGGTGAAGATACGCGCGCCGGGTTTCGCCCACCTGGCGGCGCTGGACGAGATGTCGCGGGGACACATGCTCGCCGATGTCGTGGCGATCATCGGGACACAGGACATCGTCTTCGGGGAGATTGATCGCTGA
- the nuoF gene encoding NADH-quinone oxidoreductase subunit NuoF has product MTEQVCYATLSKEEPWSYETYLSLGGYRAWRDILEKKTSPEEIIEEVKASGLRGRGGAGFPTGLKWSFMPRKSGAQSYIVCNSDESEPGTCKDRDILRFNPHALVEGMAIAGYAIGATVGYNYMRGEFLDEPYERFSRALREAYEQGLLGKDILGSGVDFDLYGSLGAGAYICGEETALLESLEGKKGLPRFKPPFPANYGLYGRPTTINNTETLSSVPAIMRNGGQWFADLGIPNNGGVKCFSVSGHVERPGNYEVPLGTPFPELLEMAGGIWKGRTLKAVIPGGSSVPVLSADAMMGCTMDYDSIAKAGSMLGSGAVIVMDEITDMVQVLRRISRFYFSESCGQCTPCREGTGWLYRMLTRIVDGRGRPEDLVRLEDVAHKIEGRTICALGDAAAMPVWSFVKQFRPEFGYYIEHGHSMLDNGARDAA; this is encoded by the coding sequence ATGACCGAGCAAGTCTGCTACGCGACACTCTCCAAAGAGGAGCCCTGGAGCTACGAGACCTACCTCTCGCTCGGGGGTTATCGGGCCTGGCGAGATATCCTCGAGAAGAAGACCTCGCCAGAGGAGATCATCGAGGAGGTCAAGGCATCCGGTTTGCGGGGTCGTGGTGGTGCGGGTTTCCCCACCGGGTTGAAGTGGAGCTTTATGCCGCGCAAGTCCGGGGCCCAGAGCTATATCGTCTGCAATTCGGACGAGTCGGAGCCGGGCACCTGCAAGGACCGCGACATCCTGCGTTTCAACCCGCATGCCCTGGTGGAGGGTATGGCGATCGCCGGGTACGCGATCGGCGCGACCGTGGGTTACAACTACATGCGCGGAGAGTTCCTCGACGAGCCCTACGAGCGTTTTTCCCGGGCGCTGCGGGAGGCCTACGAACAGGGCCTGCTTGGAAAGGACATCCTGGGTTCGGGTGTGGATTTCGATCTCTATGGTTCGCTCGGGGCCGGTGCCTACATCTGCGGCGAGGAGACGGCGTTGCTTGAGTCCCTTGAGGGCAAGAAGGGTCTGCCCCGCTTCAAGCCGCCGTTTCCTGCGAACTACGGGCTGTACGGGCGACCGACGACCATCAATAACACCGAAACCCTGTCTTCGGTGCCGGCTATCATGCGCAACGGCGGGCAGTGGTTCGCCGACCTGGGGATTCCCAACAATGGCGGCGTAAAATGCTTCTCTGTCTCGGGGCACGTGGAACGGCCAGGCAACTACGAGGTCCCTCTCGGCACACCGTTTCCGGAACTGCTCGAGATGGCCGGCGGGATCTGGAAGGGCAGGACGCTCAAGGCGGTAATCCCCGGCGGCTCCTCGGTGCCGGTGCTTTCCGCCGATGCGATGATGGGCTGCACCATGGACTATGACTCGATCGCCAAGGCCGGATCCATGCTCGGCTCGGGGGCGGTCATCGTCATGGACGAGATCACCGACATGGTGCAGGTGCTGCGAAGGATATCTCGGTTCTATTTCTCGGAATCCTGCGGGCAGTGTACGCCCTGTCGCGAAGGCACCGGCTGGCTGTACCGGATGTTGACCCGGATCGTGGACGGCCGGGGGAGGCCGGAAGATCTGGTGCGCCTCGAAGACGTCGCGCACAAGATCGAGGGCAGAACGATCTGCGCGCTCGGCGATGCGGCCGCGATGCCGGTATGGAGCTTCGTCAAGCAATTCCGGCCGGAGTTCGGGTACTACATCGAGCACGGTCACAGCATGCTGGACAACGGCGCGCGAGACGCGGCATGA